A single Populus nigra chromosome 13, ddPopNigr1.1, whole genome shotgun sequence DNA region contains:
- the LOC133670806 gene encoding cytosolic sulfotransferase 5-like, whose protein sequence is MESEKIDYSFLPKEKFRGDDYLCQWNGFWFRQPFLEAAHQVLNHYKPLPTDTVLASYPKTGTTWLKALLYSVINRSSRDSILTNHPHMLVPTLEIQLYGPKTASFDSFAGTANSSSRILATHLPYQVISGTINSTDCRVVYITRNPKDTLVSSWHFYPKSKEVKDPWSLEDAVEKFCNGVGNCGPYYDHVLGYWKESLERPHKVFFITYEELKSDTKTHVKRLAEFLGCPFDGSGKEEDVLDEIVSSCSFEKMSNYEANKSDDGHMGWLKFPLSSFFRQGGTGDHKNYLTPEMINHVDKITAEKFHGSGFMYGI, encoded by the coding sequence ATGGAGAGTGAGAAAATTGATTATTCATTCCTGCCAAAAGAAAAATTCCGAGGAGATGACTATCTATGCcaatggaatggtttctggttcaGGCAGCCGTTCCTGGAAGCAGCCCACCAAGTCTTGAATCACTACAAGCCCCTCCCCACTGATACAGTCTTAGCTTCTTACCCCAAAACAGGCACAACATGGCTCAAAGCTTTGCTATATTCCGTCATCAATCGCTCTTCAAGGGATTCCATCCTCACCAACCATCCCCATATGCTTGTTCCCACATTAGAGATACAGCTATATGGGCCAAAAACAGCGTCTTTTGATTCTTTTGCTGGCACTGCTAATTCCTCATCCAGGATTTTGGCTACTCATCTGCCTTACCAGGTCATTTCTGGCACCATCAATTCAACAGATTGTCGGGTTGTTTACATCACAAGAAATCCGAAGGACACCTTGGTATCATCATGGcatttttatccaaaatcaaAGGAGGTTAAAGATCCATGGTCTCTAGAGGATGCAGTGGAGAAGTTCTGCAATGGTGTTGGCAACTGTGGACCTTATTATGATCATGTTTTAGGGTACTGGAAAGAGAGCTTGGAGAGGCCTCACAAAGTCTTCTTTATCACTTATGAAGAACTGAAAAGTGACACCAAGACTCATGTCAAGAGGCTGGCTGAGTTCTTGGGGTGCCCATTTGACGGATCTGGTAAAGAAGAGGATGTTCTGGATGAGATTGTTAGCAGTTGTAGCTTTGAGAAAATGAGTAACTATGAGGCCAATAAGTCTGATGATGGCCATATGGGCTGGCTTAAATTTCCACTCAGTTCTTTCTTTAGACAAGGAGGGACGGGAGATCACAAGAATTACTTAACTCCTGAGATGATAAACCATGTTGACAAAATCACAGCAGAGAAGTTTCATGGGTCTGGTTTTATGTATGGCATTTAG
- the LOC133671158 gene encoding cytosolic sulfotransferase 8-like isoform X1 → MLPIPILVASWVASIKEYRITWWSAAYSKGNIAISLRNCIRVVLMENNGDSNEDYDSSLPAEKWCGDEQLYQWKGFWFRLQYLPGTRQVLDNFKPLPSDVILASFPKTGTTWLKALLYSIINRSSRVCLRTTHPHMLVPTLEVQLYGAQQQSFSTFASTSSPARILATHLPHQLLADTVKPSDCRMIYVTRNPKDTLTSFWQFVLKSRSYEEPWPLEVAVEKFCSGVVPFGPYYDHVLGYWKESLERPEKVFFITYEELKDDTRTHVKRLADFLGCPFNGDGEEEVLDEIVIGCSFEKLSNYEVNKSSEHSQWMKLPFSSFFRKGDVGDHRNYLNNEMVERIDTITAEKFHESGFMYGIN, encoded by the exons ATGCTTCCTATCCCTATACTAGTCGCTTCATGGGTGGCCAGTATCAAAGAATATCGAATAACATGGTGGTCTGCAGCATACTCAAAAGGCAATATTGCTATTTCTCTCCGAAACTG TATTCGTGTAGTTTTGATGGAGAATAATGGAGACTCAAACGAGGACTATGATTCATCACTACCAGCGGAAAAATGGTGCGGAGATGAACAACTTTATCAATGGAAGGGCTTTTGGTTCAGACTCCAATACCTGCCAGGAACTCGACAGGTTCTTGACAACTTCAAGCCTCTTCCTAGTGATGTTATCTTAGCTTCTTTCCCAAAAACTGGCACAACTTGGCTCAAAGCTCTCTTATATTCCATCATCAATCGCTCTTCTAGAGTCTGTTTGAGAACCACTCATCCTCACATGCTTGTACCAACATTAGAAGTTCAATTATATGGAGCACAACAACAATCTTTTAGTACCTTCGCCAGCACTAGTTCACCAGCCAGGATTTTGGCAACTCATCTGCCTCACCAACTCTTGGCCGACACTGTCAAACCATCAGATTGTCGCATGATTTATGTTACTCGAAACCCCAAGGACACCCTCACATCATTCTGGCAATTTGTGTTGAAGTCTAGGAGTTATGAAGAGCCATGGCCGTTGGAGGTGGCTGTCGAGAAGTTTTGTAGTGGGGTGGTTCCTTTTGGACCTTACTATGATCATGTTCTGGGGTACTGGAAGGAGAGCTTGGAGAGGCCAGAGAAGGTGTTTTTCATTACTTATGAAGAACTCAAAGATGACACCAGGACTCATGTCAAGAGACTAGCAGATTTCTTGGGGTGTCCCTTTAATGGTGATGGTGAGGAAGAGGTCTTGGATGAGATAGTGATAGGCTGTAGCTTTGAGAAACTGAGCAACTATGAGGTCAACAAGTCCAGTGAGCATTCACAATGGATGAAATTGCCGTTTAGTTCCTTCTTTAGGAAAGGAGATGTCGGGGATCATAGGAATTATCTGAACAACGAAATGGTGGAACGCATTGACACAATTACTGCTGAGAAATTTCACGAGTCAGGTTTCATGTATGGAATTAATTAG
- the LOC133671158 gene encoding cytosolic sulfotransferase 6-like isoform X2 — translation MENNGDSNEDYDSSLPAEKWCGDEQLYQWKGFWFRLQYLPGTRQVLDNFKPLPSDVILASFPKTGTTWLKALLYSIINRSSRVCLRTTHPHMLVPTLEVQLYGAQQQSFSTFASTSSPARILATHLPHQLLADTVKPSDCRMIYVTRNPKDTLTSFWQFVLKSRSYEEPWPLEVAVEKFCSGVVPFGPYYDHVLGYWKESLERPEKVFFITYEELKDDTRTHVKRLADFLGCPFNGDGEEEVLDEIVIGCSFEKLSNYEVNKSSEHSQWMKLPFSSFFRKGDVGDHRNYLNNEMVERIDTITAEKFHESGFMYGIN, via the coding sequence ATGGAGAATAATGGAGACTCAAACGAGGACTATGATTCATCACTACCAGCGGAAAAATGGTGCGGAGATGAACAACTTTATCAATGGAAGGGCTTTTGGTTCAGACTCCAATACCTGCCAGGAACTCGACAGGTTCTTGACAACTTCAAGCCTCTTCCTAGTGATGTTATCTTAGCTTCTTTCCCAAAAACTGGCACAACTTGGCTCAAAGCTCTCTTATATTCCATCATCAATCGCTCTTCTAGAGTCTGTTTGAGAACCACTCATCCTCACATGCTTGTACCAACATTAGAAGTTCAATTATATGGAGCACAACAACAATCTTTTAGTACCTTCGCCAGCACTAGTTCACCAGCCAGGATTTTGGCAACTCATCTGCCTCACCAACTCTTGGCCGACACTGTCAAACCATCAGATTGTCGCATGATTTATGTTACTCGAAACCCCAAGGACACCCTCACATCATTCTGGCAATTTGTGTTGAAGTCTAGGAGTTATGAAGAGCCATGGCCGTTGGAGGTGGCTGTCGAGAAGTTTTGTAGTGGGGTGGTTCCTTTTGGACCTTACTATGATCATGTTCTGGGGTACTGGAAGGAGAGCTTGGAGAGGCCAGAGAAGGTGTTTTTCATTACTTATGAAGAACTCAAAGATGACACCAGGACTCATGTCAAGAGACTAGCAGATTTCTTGGGGTGTCCCTTTAATGGTGATGGTGAGGAAGAGGTCTTGGATGAGATAGTGATAGGCTGTAGCTTTGAGAAACTGAGCAACTATGAGGTCAACAAGTCCAGTGAGCATTCACAATGGATGAAATTGCCGTTTAGTTCCTTCTTTAGGAAAGGAGATGTCGGGGATCATAGGAATTATCTGAACAACGAAATGGTGGAACGCATTGACACAATTACTGCTGAGAAATTTCACGAGTCAGGTTTCATGTATGGAATTAATTAG
- the LOC133671323 gene encoding leucine-rich repeat extensin-like protein 5, with amino-acid sequence MPWFFIIFLLSCTFNNLSAEASHGKKLPSAVVVGTVFCDTCFQEAFSRNSHFISDASVAVECKDEESRPGFREEVKTDEHGEFEVHLPFSVSKHVKKIKGCSVKLLSSSEPFCAVASSATSSSLHLKSRKQGTHIFSAGFFTFKPEKQPILCNQKPSIENSGEFSSRKASLPSIDNPTVLPPLQDPTTPYLPPLNQNYLPPLPVLPKLPPLPQLPPLPPLPGLPLLPPIPGNTKKTKTSESFESTTLPDQKAVHHPNQFSFPTPPLFPPNTFQLPPLFPPNPIQPPPSPLFPFPPIPGLTPPPHPPPLFPPNPIQPPPSPLFPFPPIPGLTPPPHPPPLFPPNPIQPPPSPLFPFPPIPGLTPPPHPPPPPPPFSLIPPLPPLPHLPPLIPGIPPASSSSQKTYP; translated from the exons ATGCCTTGGTTTTTCATAATATTCCTTCTTAGTTGCACATTTAATAACCTCTCAGCAGAAGCTAGCCATGGAAAGAAACTTCCATCTGCAGTTGTTGTTGGCACTGTCTTCTGTGACACATGTTTCCAAGAGGCTTTCTCAAGGAACAGTCACTTCATTTCAG ATGCATCTGTTGCGGTAGAATGCAAAGATGAGGAATCAAGGCCAGGTTTTCGAGAAGAAGTGAAAACAGATGAGCACGGGGAATTCGAAGTTCATTTGCCTTTCTCAGTGAGCAAACATGTAAAGAAAATCAAGGGATGTTCGGTGAAGTTACTGAGCAGCAGTGAGCCTTTTTGTGCTGTGGCATCATCAGCAACTTCATCATCGCTCCATCTCAAGTCAAGAAAGCAAGGAACACATATATTTTCAGCTGGTTTTTTCACTTTCAAGCCTGAAAAACAGCCAATCTTATGCAATCAAAAACCAAGTATTGAAAATTCCGGGGAATTCAGTTCCAGAAAAGCCTCTCTACCTTCTATTGATAACCCAACAGTCCTACCTCCACTTCAAGACCCAACAACACCTTATCTCCCTCCTTTGAACCAGAACTATCTTCCTCCTCTTCCTGTACTTCCAAAATTGCCACCATTACCACAACTCCCTCCTCTTCCACCTCTTCCAGGACTACCTTTACTTCCACCTATTCCAGGAAATACCAAAAAGACCAAAACTTCAGAATCTTTTGAAAGCACAACATTACCAGATCAGAAAGCAGTGCACCATCCTAATCAGTTTTCCTTTCCAACACCACCACTTTTTCCGCCGAACACTTTTCAGCTTCCTCCACTATTTCCTCCTAACCCAATCCAACCTCCTCCATCACCATTGTTTCCATTCCCACCAATCCCTGGCCTAACTCCCCCTCCTCATCCTCCTCCACTATTTCCTCCTAACCCAATCCAGCCTCCTCCATCACCATTGTTTCCATTCCCACCAATCCCTGGCCTAActcctcctcctcatcctcCTCCACTATTTCCTCCTAACCCAATCCAGCCTCCTCCATCACCATTGTTTCCATTCCCACCAATCCCTGGCCTAActcctcctcctcatcctcctccaccaccacctccctTCTCGCTTATTCCTCCTTTACCTCCTCTCCCCCATTTACCTCCTCTCATCCCAGGAATCCCCCCAGCCTCTTCATCTTCACAGAAAACTTATCCTTGA
- the LOC133671324 gene encoding large ribosomal subunit protein eL8y-like, which translates to MAPKRGVKAPVAAKKKPEKVVNPLFEKRPKQFGIGGALPPKKDLTRFVKWPHVVRIQRQRRILKQRLKVPPAVNQFTKTLDKNLATQLFKLLLKYRPEDKVAKKERLLKRAQAAEEGKTVESKKPIVVKYGLNHVTYLIEQNKAQLVVIAHDVDPIELVVWLPALCRKMEVPYAIVKGKSRLGAIVHKKTASVLCLTSVKNEDKLEFSKVLEAVKANFNDKFDEHRKKWGGGIMGSKSLAKTKAKERVLAKEAAQRMS; encoded by the exons ATG GCTCCCAAAAGAGGCGTGAAGGCCCCAGTAGCAGCAAAGAAAAAACCT GAAAAGGTTGTCAATCCTCTGTTTGAGAAGCGACCAAAGCAGTTTGGAATTGGTGGTGCCCTTCCACCCAAGAAGGATTTGACTAGATTTGTCAAGTGGCCACATGTTGTTCGTATTCAAAGGCAAAGAAGGATTCTGAAACAGCGATTGAAGGTTCCTCCTGCTGTTAACCAGTTCACAAAAACACTTGACAAGAACCTTG CCACACAACTTTTTAAGTTGTTGCTAAAATATAGACCTGAGGACAAGGTTGCTAAGAAGGAAAGGCTTCTTAAAAGAGCACAAGCTGCAGAAGAGGGGAAGACTGTGGAATCAAAGAAGCCTATTGTCGTTAAATATGGTCTTAACCATGTTACCTACCTCATTGAGCAG AACAAGGCCCAGTTGGTTGTTATTGCACATGATGTGGATCCAATTGAGCTTGTTGTCTGGTTGCCAGCTTTGTGCCGGAAAATGGAGGTTCCTTATGCAATTGTGAAGGGCAAATCACGTCTTGGAGCG attgtCCACAAGAAAACAGCATCCGTTTTGTGCCTTACATCAGTGAAGAATGAGGATAAATTGGAGTTTAGCAAGGTTTTGGAGGCAGTCaag GCTAACTTCAATGACAAGTTTGATGAGCACCGTAAGAAATGGGGGGGTGGCATCATGGGTTCCAAATCTCTGGCTAAGACCAAAGCTAAGGAGAGAGTCTTAGCCAAGGAGGCTGCACAAAGAATGTCATGA
- the LOC133670807 gene encoding serpin-Z7-like, with product MKSFHGLRLNQRTYQKPPPQSPQECLSDDTALVLANELYFKGAWDRKFDATKTEYKDFHLLNGQIAQVPLMSSKAYSRNILMDALMVIKFSKLPQKGQESTSSPEFYEKHNLQEEDLPNFWTPRFKFPFKFEASGTMKELGKVLPFSLVGGFSEMVDSPVSLVLSKVFHESSIQVNEKGTEAAASTAPRFINYVAGCILQTS from the exons ATGAAGTCATTTCATGGGTTGAGGCTAAACCAGAGGACTTATCAAAAACCTCCTCCCCAGTCCCCACAAGAGTGTCTGAGCGATGATACAGCTCTTGTCCTTGCAAATGAACTCTACTTTAAAGGAGCATGGGATCGAAAATTTGATGCAACAAAAACTGAATACAAAGACTTCCATCTTCTTAATGGACAGATTGCTCAAGTTCCTCTCATGTCCAGCAAAGCATATAGCAGAAACATCTTGATGGATGCTTTGATGGttataaaattctcaaaattgCCCCAAAAAGGTCAAGAGTCCAC GTCCAGTCCTGAATTCTATGAAAAACACAATTTGCAAGAAGAAGATCTACCGAACTTCTGGACTCCAAGATTTAAGTTCCCATTCAAGTTTGAAGCCTCGGGTACCATGAAGGAACTGGGAAAGGTGCTACCATTTAGTCTTGTTGGAGGATTTTCTGAGATGGTTGATTCCCCTGTGTCACTTGTGTTGTCTAAGGTATTTCATGAGTCCTCTATTCAAGTGAATGAGAAAGGAACAGAAGCTGCAGCTAGTACTGCTCcaagatttattaattatgtgGCGGGCTGCATCCTCCAAACTTCGTAG
- the LOC133670452 gene encoding serpin-ZX-like, with protein MEGQVQIPSGNVDTSFCLDMAFHIFLKEADGASNFVFSPFSFHCMLGLVAVGSSGSTLEQLLSFLKLKSLDELKSLASQAITSVLLPSNWSEDQTGSPIVSFVNGAWVDLSYRLKPSFQEVVKGVYCATTKEGDFVNEANQVLNDINSWVETETRGIIKNLLPSKCLGDDTALVLANALYFKGTWDRKFDASKTKYNDFHLLGGQIVQVPFMTSKRYQRHLYGCFDGYKILKIPYQNDQDTRQFSMYFFLPEATDGLHSLIQVFKSSPELYTMQFKLREEDLPEFWIPRFKFSFKFEASKTMKELGLELPFKAVGELSEMVDSAKSLFLSNVFHASCIEVNEEGTEAAASTAPRLIRQSRRLNPPSFVADHPFLFLIREEKSGMTFFIGAVINPLLVS; from the exons ATGGAGGGCCAAGTACAGATCCCATCAGGAAATGTTGATACTAGCTTCTGCTTGGATATGGCATTCCATATTTTTCTGAAAGAAGCTGACGGCGCATCAAACTTTGTGTTCTCGCCTTTTTCGTTCCATTGTATGTTGGGCCTTGTTGCTGTAGGCTCAAGTGGGTCTACCCTGGAGCAGCTGCTTTCATTTCTAAAACTGAAAAGCCTCGATGAGCTGAAATCTTTGGCTTCGCAGGCTATCACTTCTGTATTATTGCCATCAAACTGGAGCGAGGACCAAACCGGAAGTCCAATCGTGTCATTTGTCAATGGTGCTTGGGTGGATCTAAGTTATCGTTTGAAGCCTTCCTTTCAGGAGGTGGTGAAAGGCGTTTACTGTGCTACAACCAAAGAGGGTGACTTTGTAAATGAG GCTAATCAAGTGTTGAATGATATTAATTCGTGGGTGGAGACTGAAACCAGAGGAATCATCAAAAACCTTCTCCCTTCGAAGTGTTTGGGCGATGATACAGCTTTAGTCCTTGCAAATGCACTCTACTTCAAAGGAACATGGGATCGGAAATTCGATGCatcaaaaactaaatataatgaCTTCCATCTTCTTGGTGGACAGATTGTTCAAGTTCCTTTCATGACCAGCAAGAGATACCAGAGACATCTTTATGGATGCTTTGATGGCTATAAGATTCTCAAAATTCCCTACCAAAATGATCAAGACACCAGGCAATTCTCCATGTACTTCTTTCTTCCAGAAGCAACAGATGGCTTGCACAGTCTGATTCAAGTATTCAAATCCAGCCCTGAACTCTATACTATGCAATTCAAGTTACGAGAAGAGGATCTTCCTGAGTTTTGGATTCCAAGATTTAAGTTCTCATTCAAGTTTGAAGCCTCAAAAACTATGAAGGAATTGGGACTGGAACTACCTTTCAAGGCAGTTGGAGAACTGTCGGAGATGGTTGATTCTGCTAAGTCCCTGTTCTTGTCAAATGTATTTCATGCGTCCTGTATTGAGGTTAATGAAGAAGGCACGGAAGCAGCAGCTAGTACTGCTCCAAGATTGATTAGACAAAGTCGCCGGTTGAATCCTCCAAGTTTTGTAGCTGACCATCCTTTCTTATTCTTGATCAGGGAGGAGAAATCAGGAATGACATTCTTCATCGGAGCTGTGATCAACCCTCTCTTGGTGTCCTGA